A section of the Pseudomonas sp. Q1-7 genome encodes:
- a CDS encoding glutathione S-transferase family protein, whose amino-acid sequence MLRIWGRINSTNVRKALWAAEEAGIAYERLDAGGAFGLVNEAAYRARNPNGLVPMIEDGDLVLWESNAIVRYLAARYAAGSLYPESPVLRAEGDKWMDWATSSFATPFRDLFWGTLRTPPAERNQALIDAALTRCGELLAIPDRALAGRPYLSGDAFAMGDIPLGCFAYAWFEMPILRPELPNLEAWYERLKARPAYRKAVMTALT is encoded by the coding sequence ATGCTAAGAATCTGGGGGCGAATCAATTCCACCAACGTGCGCAAGGCCCTCTGGGCGGCCGAGGAAGCCGGTATCGCCTACGAGCGGCTGGATGCCGGCGGCGCCTTCGGCCTGGTGAACGAGGCGGCCTACCGCGCGCGCAACCCCAACGGCCTGGTGCCGATGATCGAGGACGGCGACCTGGTGCTCTGGGAGTCCAATGCCATCGTCCGCTACCTGGCCGCACGCTACGCCGCCGGCAGCCTCTACCCGGAATCCCCGGTGCTGCGCGCCGAGGGCGACAAGTGGATGGACTGGGCCACCTCCAGTTTCGCCACGCCGTTCCGTGACCTGTTCTGGGGCACCCTGCGCACGCCGCCGGCCGAGCGCAACCAGGCGCTGATCGACGCCGCGCTGACCCGCTGTGGCGAGCTGCTGGCCATTCCCGACCGCGCCTTGGCCGGGCGGCCCTACCTGTCCGGCGACGCCTTCGCCATGGGCGACATCCCCCTGGGCTGCTTCGCCTACGCCTGGTTCGAGATGCCCATCCTGCGTCCGGAACTGCCCAATCTCGAAGCCTGGTACGAGCGCCTGAAGGCCCGCCCGGCCTATCGCAAGGCGGTGATGACGGCGCTGACCTGA
- a CDS encoding ABC transporter ATP-binding protein: MSSALSIRQLTKTYGNGFQALKGIDLEVAEGDFFALLGPNGAGKSTTIGILSTLVNKTSGTVNVFGNDLDTSPYALKRCLGVVPQEFNFNQFEKVFDIVVTQAGYYGIPAKIAKERAEQYLNQLGLWEKRNAASRELSGGMKRRLMIARALIHQPRLLILDEPTAGVDIELRRSMWGFLTELNEQGITIILTTHYLEEAEQLCRHIGIIDHGRIVEHTSMKELLKKLHKETFLLDLKEPLEVVPRLNGYPAELVDDHTLQVQVEKTQGLTELFRQLAALNIDVLSMRNKSNRLEELFVSLVEKNLAKVAV; this comes from the coding sequence ATGAGTTCCGCCCTGTCCATCCGGCAGTTGACCAAGACCTACGGCAATGGCTTCCAGGCCCTCAAAGGCATCGACCTGGAAGTGGCCGAGGGAGACTTCTTCGCCTTGCTCGGCCCCAACGGCGCGGGCAAATCCACCACCATCGGCATCCTCTCCACCCTGGTGAACAAGACCAGTGGCACGGTCAATGTCTTCGGCAATGACCTGGACACGTCGCCCTACGCGCTCAAGCGCTGCCTCGGCGTGGTGCCCCAGGAGTTCAACTTCAACCAGTTCGAGAAGGTTTTCGACATCGTCGTCACCCAGGCGGGCTACTACGGCATTCCGGCGAAGATCGCCAAGGAGCGCGCCGAGCAGTACCTGAACCAGCTCGGCCTGTGGGAGAAGCGCAACGCGGCTTCCCGCGAGTTGTCCGGCGGCATGAAGCGCCGGCTGATGATCGCCCGCGCGCTGATCCATCAGCCGCGCCTGCTGATCCTCGACGAACCCACCGCCGGCGTCGACATTGAGCTGCGCCGTTCCATGTGGGGCTTCCTCACCGAGCTCAACGAGCAGGGCATCACCATCATCCTGACGACGCACTACCTGGAAGAGGCCGAGCAGCTCTGCCGTCACATCGGCATCATCGACCACGGCCGCATCGTCGAGCACACCAGCATGAAGGAGCTGCTGAAGAAGCTGCACAAGGAAACCTTCCTGCTCGACCTCAAGGAGCCCCTGGAAGTGGTGCCGCGGCTCAATGGCTACCCGGCCGAGCTGGTCGATGACCACACCCTGCAAGTGCAAGTGGAGAAGACCCAGGGCCTGACCGAGCTGTTCCGCCAGTTGGCCGCCCTGAACATCGACGTGCTGAGCATGCGCAACAAGTCCAATCGCCTCGAGGAGCTGTTCGTGTCCCTGGTGGAGAAAAACCTGGCGAAGGTGGCCGTATGA
- a CDS encoding efflux RND transporter periplasmic adaptor subunit, whose product MKVRRSVWLLFGALATLSAMAQEAPLVEVAEPQRALVRDELVTFGSLRSDESVMIRPEVEGRVAQLHFREGEAVKGGTLLVSLDDSIARAELAQARANLDLAEKSYERARMLFARGASNAQAQDESQSQQQAARASLALAQARLDKTQIRAPYDGTLGLRQVSVGDYLSAGQDVVNLEVLDPLKVDFRVPQKAVSQVSIGQPVELSLDAYPGERFRGEIIALNPRLDEVGRSQAIRAQIPNQDHRLKPGQFVKVSVILAERPEALLIPEEAVMPVGQQLYVNLVVDGKVERRPIKIGQRLRGKAEVREGLQGNEQVITAGWQKVSPGLEVRTVARGGV is encoded by the coding sequence ATGAAGGTCCGTCGCAGTGTCTGGCTGTTGTTCGGGGCGCTCGCCACGCTGTCCGCCATGGCCCAGGAGGCGCCCCTGGTGGAAGTGGCCGAGCCGCAGCGGGCGCTGGTGCGCGACGAACTGGTGACCTTCGGTTCCCTGCGTTCGGACGAGTCGGTGATGATTCGCCCGGAAGTGGAGGGCAGGGTGGCGCAGCTGCATTTTCGCGAAGGCGAGGCCGTCAAGGGCGGGACGCTGCTGGTCAGCCTGGACGACTCCATCGCCCGTGCCGAACTGGCCCAGGCCCGGGCCAACCTGGACCTGGCGGAAAAGAGCTACGAGCGTGCGCGCATGCTCTTCGCCCGTGGCGCCAGCAACGCCCAGGCGCAGGACGAATCGCAGTCCCAGCAGCAGGCCGCCCGCGCCAGCCTGGCTTTGGCCCAGGCGCGCCTCGACAAGACCCAGATCCGTGCGCCCTACGACGGCACCCTTGGCCTGCGCCAGGTGAGCGTCGGCGACTACCTGAGCGCCGGCCAGGACGTGGTCAACCTGGAGGTGCTGGACCCGCTGAAGGTGGACTTCCGCGTGCCACAGAAGGCGGTCAGCCAGGTGAGCATCGGCCAGCCGGTGGAGCTCAGCCTGGACGCCTATCCGGGCGAGCGCTTCCGCGGTGAGATCATCGCCCTCAACCCGCGCCTGGACGAAGTCGGCCGCAGCCAGGCGATCCGCGCGCAGATTCCCAACCAGGACCACCGCCTCAAGCCCGGCCAGTTCGTCAAGGTTTCGGTGATCCTCGCCGAGCGTCCCGAGGCCCTGCTGATTCCCGAGGAAGCGGTGATGCCGGTGGGGCAGCAGCTCTACGTCAACCTGGTGGTGGACGGCAAGGTGGAGCGGCGCCCCATCAAGATCGGCCAGCGCCTGCGCGGCAAGGCCGAGGTTCGTGAAGGCCTGCAGGGCAACGAGCAGGTCATTACCGCGGGCTGGCAGAAGGTCAGCCCTGGGCTGGAGGTCCGCACCGTAGCGCGAGGTGGGGTATGA
- a CDS encoding ABC transporter permease, translating into MSSELQANLVALETIVTREVRRFMRIWPQTLLPPAITMALYFVIFGNLIGKQIGDMGGFSYMDYIVPGLIMMSVITNSYSNVVSSFFGSKFQRSVEELLVSPVSAHTILLGYTIGGVLRGLAVGLIVTFLSLFFTKLSVHHIGVTALVVLLTATIFSLGGFINAVYARNFDDISIIPTFVLTPLTYLGGVFYSINLLPPFWQTVSLGNPILHMVNAFRYGILGVSDINIGIAIALMLLTMAVLYVACIHLLVSGRGMRQ; encoded by the coding sequence ATGAGTTCGGAACTGCAGGCCAACCTGGTCGCCCTGGAAACCATCGTCACCCGTGAAGTGCGCCGTTTCATGCGCATCTGGCCGCAGACGCTGCTGCCCCCGGCCATCACCATGGCCCTGTATTTCGTCATCTTCGGCAACCTGATCGGCAAGCAGATCGGCGACATGGGCGGCTTCAGCTACATGGACTACATCGTCCCCGGCCTGATCATGATGTCGGTCATCACCAACTCCTACAGCAACGTGGTGTCGAGTTTCTTCGGCAGCAAGTTCCAGCGCTCGGTGGAGGAACTGCTGGTGTCGCCGGTGTCGGCGCACACCATTCTCCTTGGCTACACCATCGGCGGTGTGCTGCGCGGCCTGGCGGTGGGGCTGATCGTCACCTTCCTGTCGCTGTTCTTCACCAAGCTCTCGGTTCACCACATCGGGGTGACCGCGCTGGTGGTGCTGCTCACCGCCACCATCTTCTCCCTGGGCGGCTTCATCAACGCCGTCTATGCGCGCAACTTCGACGACATTTCCATCATCCCGACCTTCGTGCTGACGCCGCTGACCTACCTGGGCGGCGTTTTCTACTCGATCAACCTGTTGCCGCCGTTCTGGCAGACGGTGTCCCTGGGCAACCCGATCCTGCACATGGTCAACGCCTTCCGCTACGGCATCCTCGGCGTATCCGACATCAACATCGGTATCGCCATCGCCCTGATGCTGCTGACCATGGCCGTCCTCTACGTCGCCTGTATCCACCTGCTGGTGAGCGGGCGCGGCATGCGTCAATAA